The proteins below come from a single uncultured Dethiosulfovibrio sp. genomic window:
- a CDS encoding FlgT C-terminal domain-containing protein produces the protein MIKYFIKITTLILCLASGAKANVLTEPGLHIALLPIVNETDIQVWESKYYPVDVFDQKVIEEFVTLLREYPYARITVLSPMEGEIWLRGGSVPADIGVKLHIYRLKMTDRKHLGTDRMGYVAIRMEVFEGEGREMLYATSLAGEDRRFTFSPGDGRVFYLADKLDFVQLFPDPKDDDQPMSKPLWSSFRKTPYWNAFKKALAKSRDTLFDGITGYHMVGRIISPTKDSLSSSPPARRRYIVSLGRIEGVKVGDLLSILRSDRYDTVDPERPVVVLPDRGGLVKVISVQNHEAIVEVVRESKEDPIKLRDLVIMPLYPSRRR, from the coding sequence ATGATAAAATATTTTATTAAAATAACTACGTTAATTTTATGCTTAGCCTCAGGAGCAAAGGCCAATGTCCTAACAGAACCAGGTTTACACATAGCCCTTCTACCTATAGTCAACGAAACTGATATTCAGGTATGGGAGAGCAAGTACTATCCAGTGGACGTTTTTGACCAAAAGGTTATCGAGGAGTTCGTTACCCTTTTAAGGGAATATCCCTACGCTAGAATAACCGTCCTCTCTCCGATGGAAGGAGAGATCTGGCTAAGAGGGGGGAGCGTTCCAGCGGACATAGGGGTGAAACTCCATATATACAGACTAAAGATGACCGACAGAAAACACCTTGGAACCGACCGAATGGGCTACGTGGCTATAAGGATGGAGGTTTTCGAGGGAGAGGGGCGAGAAATGCTCTACGCCACGTCCCTAGCGGGAGAGGATAGGCGTTTTACCTTCTCTCCTGGAGACGGTCGTGTTTTCTATCTAGCCGATAAACTGGACTTCGTTCAGCTTTTCCCTGACCCAAAAGACGATGATCAACCGATGAGCAAGCCTTTATGGAGCTCTTTTAGAAAGACTCCGTACTGGAACGCCTTCAAAAAAGCCCTGGCGAAGAGCAGGGATACCCTGTTTGACGGGATAACCGGCTACCACATGGTTGGGCGCATCATATCACCGACCAAAGACAGCCTCAGCTCGTCGCCTCCGGCGAGAAGAAGGTACATAGTCAGCCTAGGACGAATAGAGGGAGTCAAGGTGGGCGACCTTTTATCTATTCTGAGAAGCGATAGATACGATACGGTGGACCCGGAGAGGCCTGTGGTCGTTCTTCCCGATCGTGGGGGGCTGGTCAAAGTGATATCGGTCCAAAACCACGAGGCGATAGTCGAGGTAGTAAGAGAATCCAAGGAAGACCCCATAAAGCTGAGGGATCTT
- a CDS encoding Sir2 family NAD-dependent protein deacetylase — protein sequence MYIKKDTQLCSKLIEKARSTVVLSGAGMSTASGIPDFRGPEGLYSGKNGPTMESIFELESFTENPSMFYDFHRRFLSVVDQATPTYTHRFLASMERESLLSGIVTQNIDALHQKGGSRDVYEIHGSIWTSHCLLCGIKYDYESSRKMVFSQEIPHCPCGGLIKPDIVFFGEEVRHLRKCMDMAKKSDLFFVLGSSLTVAPASYLPSMCRGTVIIVNKGEVHFTPGTKALHMNYDLDTFFSALNEELKLPIK from the coding sequence ATGTATATTAAAAAAGACACCCAACTTTGCTCAAAACTCATAGAAAAAGCCCGATCAACGGTGGTACTGAGCGGAGCAGGGATGTCCACCGCGTCTGGAATACCCGATTTTCGAGGGCCTGAGGGGCTTTACTCGGGAAAAAACGGTCCAACGATGGAGAGTATTTTTGAGCTAGAGTCTTTTACTGAAAATCCCTCTATGTTTTACGATTTTCACAGACGGTTTCTATCGGTAGTGGATCAAGCAACACCTACCTACACACATCGTTTTTTAGCCTCTATGGAGAGGGAATCTCTGCTTTCTGGAATCGTAACCCAAAACATCGATGCCCTCCACCAGAAAGGGGGATCAAGGGATGTATACGAGATTCACGGGAGTATATGGACAAGCCACTGTCTCCTCTGTGGAATAAAATACGACTATGAAAGCTCCAGGAAGATGGTTTTTTCCCAGGAAATTCCTCACTGCCCGTGTGGAGGGCTTATCAAACCGGACATAGTTTTCTTCGGCGAGGAGGTAAGACACCTGAGAAAGTGCATGGATATGGCGAAAAAATCCGATCTCTTTTTCGTATTAGGATCGTCGCTCACCGTAGCTCCCGCCTCCTATTTGCCCTCTATGTGTCGTGGAACGGTGATAATAGTGAATAAAGGAGAGGTCCACTTTACCCCAGGCACGAAAGCACTGCATATGAACTATGATCTGGACACCTTCTTCTCAGCCCTCAACGAGGAGCTGAAACTGCCGATAAAATAG
- a CDS encoding solute carrier family 23 protein: MAKLVYGIDDKPRFPIMVLAGAQHVLTLFGATTLVPLIFGPAMNMSPAQIGFFISCVYLSMGLATLLQTSSFGSGLPIVQGSSLSFIPPIMTIIGVYGAQGSDVCLQYIGGSLILGGVLMGILGYAGLVGKIKRFITPVTVGPTIMAIGFSLAPVAVGMNAANYWPVSLAVVGLIFFFSLGTTKRYVNIFSILSSVVIVYLICLALSLSGVFDPTHPAYVNLSSISEAKWFQFTGLAPWGAPKFSMIAFGAILAGFFAVFIESIGDYYNVSNACGLDDPDEKTINRGIGAEGIGCAIGGIFGGVACTSYTENIGLIGLTGVASRWVVRTGAVLLILMSFIGKLGALVATMPSPIIGGCYIALFGIIGALGIQALTRADMGSQRNVMIVGFSFLMALGLPGWVEGQQDMFFSYGIAGQVIWAIGKTAMAVAGISAGILDNVIPGTDEERGITRRNS; the protein is encoded by the coding sequence ATGGCAAAATTGGTCTACGGTATCGACGATAAGCCTCGATTCCCCATTATGGTTCTAGCTGGAGCTCAGCACGTGCTGACTTTGTTTGGAGCTACGACTTTGGTCCCCTTGATATTTGGGCCTGCTATGAATATGTCCCCTGCTCAGATCGGTTTCTTCATCAGTTGTGTGTATCTTTCAATGGGACTGGCTACTTTGCTTCAGACCAGTTCATTTGGATCCGGTCTCCCTATCGTCCAAGGATCAAGCCTTAGCTTCATACCTCCTATAATGACCATAATAGGCGTCTATGGTGCCCAGGGGTCCGATGTCTGCCTTCAATACATAGGAGGCTCTCTAATCCTTGGAGGGGTCCTTATGGGAATTCTAGGGTATGCAGGGTTGGTAGGTAAAATTAAGCGTTTTATAACCCCTGTCACAGTTGGACCTACCATAATGGCAATAGGTTTTTCCCTAGCACCTGTAGCTGTAGGGATGAACGCCGCTAACTATTGGCCTGTCTCCCTGGCGGTCGTAGGTCTTATATTTTTCTTCAGCCTTGGGACAACTAAGCGATATGTCAACATATTCTCCATACTCTCCAGCGTAGTTATAGTATATCTCATATGTCTTGCCTTGAGTCTCTCCGGGGTCTTTGATCCGACCCATCCAGCCTACGTAAATCTATCCTCTATCTCCGAGGCTAAGTGGTTTCAGTTTACCGGTCTCGCTCCATGGGGTGCACCTAAGTTCAGCATGATCGCTTTTGGCGCTATTTTGGCGGGCTTTTTCGCTGTTTTTATCGAGAGCATCGGGGATTATTACAACGTCAGTAACGCCTGTGGACTGGACGATCCTGACGAGAAAACGATAAACCGAGGCATCGGTGCGGAAGGCATAGGATGCGCCATAGGAGGTATCTTCGGAGGAGTTGCCTGTACCTCCTATACAGAGAACATCGGCCTTATAGGCCTAACCGGCGTGGCATCCAGGTGGGTTGTCAGAACAGGGGCTGTGCTTCTCATTCTGATGAGCTTTATAGGCAAGTTGGGGGCTCTAGTGGCCACTATGCCTAGCCCTATAATAGGGGGATGCTATATAGCTCTTTTCGGCATAATAGGTGCCTTAGGTATCCAGGCCCTCACCAGAGCGGATATGGGATCCCAGAGAAATGTGATGATAGTGGGTTTTTCCTTCCTTATGGCACTGGGGCTTCCTGGATGGGTAGAGGGACAGCAGGATATGTTTTTCTCCTACGGTATAGCAGGTCAGGTGATATGGGCTATAGGAAAGACCGCTATGGCGGTCGCAGGTATCTCCGCAGGTATCCTAGATAACGTGATTCCCGGTACCGACGAGGAAAGAGGAATAACCAGGAGGAATTCCTGA
- a CDS encoding ferritin produces the protein MEKAINDQINAELFSSYLYKSIASWFESQDLPGMANWMNIQAKEEMDHAIKFYDYVIERGGRVIFQAIEAPQSSWESPLDAFKAAFDHEVYISRRIDDLMDMALEEKDHATRIMLNWFVEEQVEEEDNASTNVAKVEMLKDSKRGMYMLDKEFASRVYNPPVAE, from the coding sequence ATGGAAAAAGCTATTAACGATCAGATAAACGCCGAGCTCTTTTCCTCCTACCTATACAAGTCTATAGCCAGCTGGTTTGAATCCCAGGATTTACCGGGTATGGCTAACTGGATGAACATCCAGGCAAAAGAGGAAATGGATCACGCTATAAAGTTCTACGACTACGTGATAGAGCGAGGTGGCAGGGTGATCTTTCAGGCTATAGAGGCCCCTCAATCTAGCTGGGAGTCCCCTCTGGACGCCTTTAAGGCGGCCTTTGACCACGAAGTGTATATATCCCGACGTATCGACGATCTTATGGATATGGCTCTGGAGGAGAAAGACCACGCCACTAGGATCATGCTCAACTGGTTTGTCGAGGAGCAGGTAGAGGAAGAGGATAATGCGTCCACCAACGTGGCAAAGGTCGAGATGCTGAAGGACTCTAAAAGGGGAATGTATATGTTGGATAAGGAGTTTGCGTCCAGGGTGTACAATCCTCCTGTCGCCGAATAG
- a CDS encoding flavin reductase family protein produces the protein MSEIDPRALFNLSYGVYIVSSVCEGRYNGQIANSAMQVSADPATIAVSIHRDNLTGEYIEKSGVFSLSVLDKSVPMIFIGPFGFKCGRAVDKFCNCNYEVGPTGAPMVLDYAVAAMDAKVISVTNIHTHRIFVGELVSAKIVGDGLPLTYAEYHSVKKGKSPANAPTHAFNQVSK, from the coding sequence ATGTCAGAGATAGATCCCCGTGCGCTGTTTAACCTATCTTACGGAGTCTATATAGTCAGTAGCGTCTGTGAAGGACGATACAACGGTCAGATAGCGAACTCCGCCATGCAGGTATCCGCCGATCCAGCGACGATCGCTGTATCGATTCACAGGGATAATCTGACAGGAGAATATATCGAGAAAAGCGGTGTTTTCTCCTTATCGGTCCTCGATAAATCGGTTCCTATGATATTTATAGGTCCATTCGGTTTCAAATGCGGTCGAGCGGTGGATAAATTCTGTAACTGTAACTACGAGGTAGGTCCTACCGGTGCCCCCATGGTCTTGGACTATGCCGTTGCCGCTATGGACGCAAAGGTTATCTCAGTGACGAACATCCATACCCATAGGATCTTTGTAGGAGAGCTTGTAAGTGCCAAGATCGTAGGCGATGGTCTTCCTCTGACCTATGCTGAGTATCATTCGGTAAAGAAAGGCAAGTCGCCGGCAAACGCTCCTACTCACGCTTTTAATCAAGTGTCTAAATAA
- a CDS encoding TIGR02757 family protein, producing the protein MNYPDVEDREIVGMVASSLAYGRVSQILKSVSSVLEPMGCSPRRFLEKSNATVWRGIFEGFKHRFSDEVDLVDLLSGIKGVIELHGSLDRAMAIALSGEKSTIIGAQGLVDMILKCGSRDRNTLLPRPEGGSACKRLMLYFRWMVRKDQVDPGGWTCLSPGDLLIPLDTHMHRISLAFGFTGRKSGDMRTVEEITDFFRAVRPDDPIRYDFALTRFGIHPDMKIEDLIEGNL; encoded by the coding sequence TTGAACTATCCCGATGTAGAGGATAGGGAGATAGTCGGGATGGTCGCATCCTCCCTGGCTTACGGAAGGGTATCTCAGATACTTAAAAGCGTCTCTTCCGTTCTGGAGCCTATGGGGTGCTCCCCTAGGCGTTTTTTAGAAAAAAGTAATGCTACCGTATGGAGGGGGATCTTTGAGGGGTTTAAGCATCGTTTTTCCGATGAGGTTGACCTGGTGGATCTATTGTCAGGGATAAAAGGGGTTATTGAGCTTCATGGAAGCCTCGATCGTGCTATGGCTATAGCTTTATCGGGAGAGAAAAGCACGATAATTGGAGCCCAGGGCCTTGTGGACATGATCTTAAAGTGTGGTAGCCGAGACAGGAACACCTTGCTTCCCCGGCCTGAGGGAGGAAGTGCCTGCAAAAGGTTGATGTTGTACTTTAGGTGGATGGTCCGTAAAGATCAGGTAGATCCTGGAGGATGGACCTGTCTCTCCCCTGGAGATCTGCTGATTCCCCTCGATACCCATATGCACAGAATATCCTTGGCCTTTGGTTTTACAGGGAGAAAGAGCGGTGACATGAGGACTGTGGAGGAAATTACGGACTTTTTCCGAGCCGTAAGGCCCGACGATCCTATAAGGTACGATTTTGCCCTAACCAGGTTTGGCATTCATCCTGACATGAAGATAGAGGATTTGATTGAAGGGAACCTCTAA
- a CDS encoding 3'-5' exonuclease → MYLYNDKTWVRDCTFIALDIETTGLSPRWDRVLEIGALKFRSGEPLRKFQVFVDPGRPIPAEVTAIHGITDDMVKGASSLEEALFAFNEFWGGEPLVLHNPRFDLSFLDGQMSLIEERWLDTPVFDTCSLSKKVYPGMKSYSLEYLSRQFSISGSGHHRALEDCRYCSALFDLILKEVDFMGFLDMSCLVDQYRFRP, encoded by the coding sequence ATGTATCTGTATAACGATAAAACTTGGGTCAGGGACTGCACCTTTATCGCCCTTGACATCGAAACAACCGGCCTGTCTCCTCGATGGGATAGGGTTCTGGAGATAGGAGCTTTAAAATTCAGATCAGGGGAGCCCTTGAGGAAATTTCAGGTGTTTGTGGACCCAGGTCGCCCTATCCCAGCGGAGGTTACGGCGATTCACGGTATAACCGACGACATGGTAAAAGGGGCCTCCTCTTTAGAGGAGGCCTTGTTTGCCTTCAACGAGTTTTGGGGGGGAGAGCCTCTCGTACTCCATAATCCCAGGTTCGATCTGTCCTTTCTCGATGGACAGATGAGCTTAATCGAGGAGAGGTGGCTTGATACGCCGGTTTTCGATACCTGTTCGCTCTCAAAAAAGGTCTATCCCGGTATGAAAAGCTACAGTCTTGAATACCTTTCCCGCCAGTTTTCCATCTCTGGCTCCGGTCATCACAGGGCATTAGAGGATTGTCGATACTGCTCCGCCCTGTTTGACCTGATACTTAAAGAGGTGGACTTTATGGGCTTTCTGGATATGTCCTGTCTCGTGGATCAGTATCGTTTCAGGCCCTGA
- a CDS encoding response regulator — translation MFKKVLVVDDAAFVRAMLKKLIEDNGFVVSGEAENGEEALRAYRSLKPDLVIMDITMPLMDGIEATKKIVAFDAKAKIVIVSARGEKPMVIKAIEAGAQDFIVKPFEVPRVVKTLNKFR, via the coding sequence GTGTTTAAAAAAGTTCTAGTCGTAGACGATGCCGCTTTCGTCAGAGCTATGCTAAAAAAGCTCATCGAGGACAACGGCTTCGTGGTGTCAGGGGAGGCAGAAAACGGCGAAGAGGCATTGAGGGCCTATCGTTCTCTGAAGCCCGACTTGGTTATCATGGACATAACCATGCCTCTAATGGACGGCATAGAGGCGACCAAAAAGATAGTCGCCTTTGACGCCAAGGCAAAGATAGTTATAGTCAGCGCAAGAGGTGAAAAACCTATGGTAATAAAGGCAATTGAGGCAGGGGCTCAGGACTTTATCGTCAAACCGTTTGAGGTTCCCAGAGTCGTCAAGACATTAAATAAGTTTCGTTAG
- a CDS encoding MFS transporter yields MNINPINAWCLYDVGNSAFATTIMAVIYPVYFHSFVASTISPSNATAFWGYGSSIGILLGALIAPFLGTLVDMKGIRKKLLAYFTLLGAFSAMAMATVGKGDWLLAITLLIVGSVGFSGSAICYDSLLPHIAPPDKLDSVSTKGYALGYLGGGSLLAINLITMMAIPGERGVQLSFLSVGVWWIFFTLPVLISVPEPPSERTVSRATPTEVFGSLRKTFREIRKYRDAFTFLLAFWLYNDGIGTVIRMAAIFGAQVGIDQKNLVSALLVTQFVGIPFSFLFGKIAGIFGSKKALYGALVWYVAIAVGAFWMETRIHFWILAISVGMVQGGAQAISRSIYASMLPVDRSGEFFGFYDVSSKFAGIAGPALFGIITQITGNPRLAVLAITSTFIAGLILLSKVDVERGRKRKYN; encoded by the coding sequence ATGAATATAAATCCTATAAATGCCTGGTGTCTTTACGACGTAGGTAACTCCGCTTTTGCCACCACTATAATGGCGGTAATATACCCGGTTTACTTTCACTCTTTTGTGGCCTCCACTATATCTCCGTCAAACGCCACGGCTTTCTGGGGATATGGATCCTCCATAGGCATTCTATTAGGGGCTTTGATCGCCCCTTTTCTAGGAACTCTAGTGGACATGAAGGGCATCAGAAAAAAACTACTCGCCTATTTTACCCTTTTAGGGGCTTTCTCCGCCATGGCTATGGCTACCGTTGGGAAGGGAGATTGGCTACTGGCGATAACGCTCTTGATCGTAGGATCGGTCGGATTTTCCGGATCTGCTATATGCTATGACTCTCTGCTACCTCACATAGCTCCACCGGATAAGCTCGATAGCGTCTCGACAAAAGGCTACGCTTTAGGATACCTAGGGGGAGGCTCTCTGCTTGCTATAAACCTAATTACTATGATGGCCATACCGGGAGAGAGGGGCGTTCAACTTTCCTTTTTGTCCGTTGGGGTATGGTGGATCTTTTTCACCTTACCTGTGTTAATATCAGTACCGGAACCTCCGTCGGAAAGGACGGTATCAAGGGCGACCCCAACGGAGGTCTTTGGATCGCTGAGAAAGACATTCAGAGAGATCCGAAAATACAGGGACGCCTTTACTTTCCTCCTGGCCTTCTGGCTGTATAACGACGGCATAGGGACGGTTATAAGGATGGCAGCTATTTTCGGCGCTCAGGTCGGTATAGACCAGAAAAACCTGGTGTCCGCCCTTTTAGTAACCCAGTTTGTCGGAATCCCCTTCTCTTTCCTGTTCGGAAAGATAGCCGGTATTTTCGGCAGTAAAAAAGCCCTCTACGGAGCCCTCGTTTGGTACGTCGCTATCGCCGTAGGGGCTTTTTGGATGGAAACCAGGATCCACTTCTGGATATTAGCGATATCTGTGGGAATGGTCCAGGGCGGTGCTCAAGCGATAAGCAGAAGCATATACGCCTCTATGCTTCCGGTGGACAGAAGCGGTGAATTCTTCGGCTTCTACGACGTATCCAGCAAATTCGCCGGAATAGCGGGGCCAGCGTTATTCGGGATTATAACCCAGATAACCGGAAATCCAAGACTGGCGGTGTTGGCCATAACCTCGACGTTTATAGCAGGGTTGATCCTCCTGAGCAAGGTCGACGTGGAAAGAGGACGTAAAAGGAAGTATAATTAG